One window of the Salvia splendens isolate huo1 chromosome 1, SspV2, whole genome shotgun sequence genome contains the following:
- the LOC121745865 gene encoding auxilin-related protein 2-like: MDDLDIMARDFGFRESKPMRSAQFSEVFGEPAKFTPSSQHSSMGDIDYNSLFSSESNNSRSSAPVYDKPVYDDDIFEGLPGLKSNSPSSAVRFDNGVFAGNQNHDYDDMLGNFGRREQAKENIMGNSAKSKSNSSSKGYEDLLAGFGSAPSAASNRTESDLRSVPVGGSKHGSVLDETVSAQDCSSSRVFPDPLEDISKHGKSRKTRAKASSGGSRGFEDLNPLNSFGKPAQSFSRGKDTGGKEGSPSRSASPQFVSREKIGSSSSRYSESNMETKSPLDNFQEPPLFRMPKFSTDFQKSFDQTAPQYFETSSHIDTSPPSSGLGQQSDDVWLTVSEIPLFTQPTAAPPPSRPPPPIPHHKLRAETVSSYSSSKKKGDKFPPPSNHHQYSQSPKMSRPVTKGQQLSQFGELDDFAQGGSRNGLDGSVTLHSTEDTNAFSAAADASAAAMKEAMEKAEAKFRHAKEVREREYVKTARYKESVQLEKDEHDSQERNLRDINDILEHARKQKEEEEREKIRLQRERERSMEIEREKGRQAVERANREARGRAAVHAREKQAAEAHLRAEKAAVEKVSAEARGRAEKVAVQRVQAEARERAAAEARGRAEKAAAEARERATAAETKDKELREKAFAVRAEAEARRRAERAAVDRAATEARERAAAAATATMMNHQRNDDDLELIFGMGRANSAPKARENSTNPFSSQQYQNKGGAESGKRTSSNGVSSNMKKVSSSSNIIDDLSSVFGAPSAGEFQEVGGETEERRQARLERHQRTQERAAKAVAEKNQRDLQAQMEQEERHRMAATLDIEIKRWAAGKEGNMRALLSSLQYVLWPECGWQPVSLTDLIVGASVKKAYRKATLCIHPDKMQQKGATLQQKYITEKVFDLLKEAWNKFNSEELF, from the exons ATGGACGATCTGGATATCATGGCCCGCGACTTCGGGTTCAGGGAATCCAAACCGATGAGATCCGCGCAGTTCAGCGAAGTGTTTGGCGAGCCCGCCAAGTTCACACCTAGCAGTCAACACTCTTCAATGGGGGACATCGATTATAATTCCTTGTTCAGTTCGGAGTCAAACAATAGTAGGTCTTCGGCTCCTGTTTATGATAAGCCGGTATATGACGACGATATTTTTGAAGGGCTGCCGGGATTGAAGAGCAACTCACCTTCCTCGGCGGTTAGGTTTGACAATGGCGTGTTTGCTGGAAATCAGAACCATGATTATGATGATATGTTGGGGAATTTTGGTAGGAGAGAGCAAGCAAAGGAGAACATTATGGGCAATAGTGCTAAGAGCAAGAGCAATTCAAGTTCGAAGGGATATGAAGACCTGCTTGCAGGGTTTGGGAGTGCCCCTTCTGCTGCTAGCAACAG AACAGAGTCAGATTTGCGCTCTGTACCAGTTGGTGGCTCAAAGCATGGAAGTGTTCTGGATGAGACAGTTTCAGCCCAAGATTGTTCGTCATCCAGGGTATTTCCTGATCCACTAGAGGATATCAGTAAGCATGGAAAATCTAGGAAAACAAGGGCTAAAGCTTCATCAGGTGGTAGCAGAGGCTTTGAGGACTTAAATCCTCTTAATAGTTTTGGAAAACCTGCCCAGTCTTTTTCCCGTGGGAAGGATACAGGAGGTAAAGAAGGGAGTCCTTCAAGATCTGCATCTCCGCAATTTGTTTCAAGAGAAAAGATAGGGAGTTCTTCTTCCAGATACTCAGAAAGCAATATGGAGACGAAAAGTCCTCTAGATAACTTTCAGGAACCTCCCTTATTTCGCATGCCAAAATTTTCTACAGACTTTCAGAAATCTTTTGATCAAACTGCTCCTCAATATTTTGAAACAAGCTCACACATTGATACATCTCCCCCATCATCAGGATTAGGACAGCAGTCAGATGATGTATGGTTGACTGTATCTGAGATTCCTCTTTTCACGCAACCCACAGCTGCTCCACCTCCCTCACGGCCTCCGCCACCCATTCCTCATCATAAGTTAAGGGCAGAAACAGTTTCCTCTTATTCAAGTTCAAAAAAGAAAGGTGATAAATTCCCTCCCCCGTCAAATCATCATCAATATTCCCAAAGTCCTAAGATGTCACGTCCTGTGACCAAGGGCCAGCAGCTTTCGCAGTTTGGTGAACTTGATGACTTTGCCCAGGGTGGGTCCCGAAATGGCCTTGATGGAAGTGTAACCCTACATTCTACTGAAGATACCAATGCATTCTCTGCTGCTGCTGATGCATCAGCTGCAGCTATGAAGGAGGCCATGGAGAAAGCTGAGGCTAAATTCAGGCATGCTAAGGAGGTGCGCGAAAGGGAATATGTGAAGACTGCAAGATATAAGGAATCTGTACAGCTGGAGAAAGATGAACATGATAGTCAGGAGAGAAATCTGAGAGATATCAATGACATATTGGAGCATGCAAGGAAACAAaaggaagaggaagagagagagaagataaGACTtcagagggagagggagagatcAATGGAGATTGAAAGAGAGAAGGGTAGACAGGCTGTAGAAAGGGCTAATCGTGAAGCACGTGGTAGGGCAGCAGTTCATGCACGTGAAAAACAAGCCGCTGAAGCTCACTTAAGAGCTGAAAAGGCTGCTGTTGAGAAGGTAAGTGCTGAAGCTCGAGGACGTGCTGAAAAAGTAGCAGTGCAAAGGGTACAAGCTGAGGCCCGTGAAAGAGCTGCTGCAGAAGCCAGAGGGAGAGCAGAAAAGGCTGCTGCAGAAGCTAGGGAAAGAGCCACTGCTGCAGAAACAAAAGATAAAGAACTTAGGGAAAAAGCTTTTGCGGTAAGGGCTGAAGCAGAAGCAAGACGTCGGGCTGAAAGAGCTGCTGTTGACAGGGCTGCAACAGAAGCACGTGAAAGGGCAGCAGCAGCTGCAACTGCTACAATGATGAATCATCAGAGGAATGATGATGATCTGGAATTAATTTTTGGCATGGGACGAGCAAACAGTGCACCTAAGGCACGAGAAAATTCCACT AATCCCTTTTCTAGTCAGCAGTATCAGAACAAGGGAGGTGCTGAATCTGGAAAGAGAACATCTTCTAATGGAGTCTCGTCCAACATGAAGAAAGTTTCTTCCAGTTCTAATATTATTGATGATTTATCATCTGTTTTTGGAG CTCCATCAGCTGGAGAATTCCAAGAGGTTGGAGGGGAAACTGAAGAAAGAAGACAAGCCAGGCTGGAGCGCCACCAACGCACTCAAGAGCGTGCT GCTAAAGCTGTGGCTGAGAAGAATCAACGGGATCTGCAAGCTCAGATGGAGCAGGAAGAAAGACAT AGGATGGCCGCAACATTAGATATTGAAATCAAGCGCTGGGCGGCTGGAAAAGAAGGAAATATGCGAGCCTTATTATCAAGTTTGCAATAT GTGCTTTGGCCCGAATGTGGCTGGCAGCCTGTTTCACTGACAGATTTAATTGTTGGTGCCTCTGTCAAAAAAGCCTATAGAAAAGCTACCCTATGCATTCATCCTGACAAGATGCAGCAAAAGGGTGCCACTCTCCAACAGAAGTACATCACCGAAAAGGTCTTCGACTTGCTGAAG GAGGCGTGGAATAAATTCAACTCGGAGGAGCTTTTCTAA
- the LOC121745869 gene encoding uncharacterized protein LOC121745869 gives MAGDGEEKQLRNHRPSLKTHPSFSNYTNWKNKLRENCFRRVREDRSRLLWKLRLPDVKSQSSNNKDLINSSLQGIVSDELRKIKGSSLDESSAPTCCSATDDMIWEYDGLQTAYAGDCEEILLEMQRIFYEDLGRGEIRKEPENLITTWEDEEDEYLAREVYDHMQLNSDQVTQEVWCPICKQGKLQQNSHHIYCSCCKFELKRDHEVDLNFLKLRLGEAHTEHLVKGCRLKPEFCVETKFQLTAIYIKCVGCDTFDIVL, from the exons ATGGCGGGAGACGGTGAGGAGAAACAGCTACGAAACCATCGCCCTTCTTTGAAAACTCATCCTTCCTTCAGTAATTACACAAATTGGAAAAACAAG CTTCGGGAGAATTGCTTCAGAAGGGTTCGGGAGGATCGATCTCGGTTGCTATGGAAATTGAGACTACCCGATGTTAAGAGCCAATCTTCCAACAATAAg GATCTCATCAATTCAAGCCTTCAAGGCATAGTGTCTGATGAACTAAGAAAAATTAAGGGATCATCACTTGATGAAAGTTCAGCCCCAACATGTTGTAGTGCTACTGATGACATGATATGGGAATATGATGGTCTTCAGACAGCTTATGCAGGCGACTGCGAAGAGATTCTGTTAGAAATGCAAAGAATATTCTATGAGGATCTTGGGCGAGGAGAAATTAGAAAAG AGCCTGAAAATTTGATCACTACATGGgaggatgaagaagatgaatatTTGGCTCGTGAAGTGTATGATCACATGCAGCTAAATAGTGATCAG GTTACACAGGAGGTTTGGTGTCCCATCTGCAAACAAGGGAAGCTACAGCAAAATAGCCATCATATATATTGCAGTTGTTGCAAATTCGAACTAAAAAGAGACCATGAG GTTGATCTGAACTTCTTAAAGCTGAGGCTGGGTGAAGCTCACACAGAGCATCTTGTTAAAGGATGCAGACTGAAACCTGAGTTCTGCGTAGAAACTAAGTTTCAACTTACTGCTATATATATCAAGTGTGTAGGCTGTGACACATTTGATATTGTGCTATAA
- the LOC121745879 gene encoding uncharacterized protein LOC121745879, with protein MKYLTRAYHYEIFVFVIIPKWHRTIFLLPQLQRSWAEPERDRLERANIYANDVDRNPVGATKGGGLTDHGDLGYNVRANESLRAKLIPLQGCCNSEASQLLNSHMFHYLPFFWS; from the exons ATGAAGTATCTGACTAGAGCATACCattatgaaatttttgtatttgtgATAATCCCAAAATGGCATAGAACAATCTTTCTTCTTCCACAGCTGCAGCGTTCTTGGGCTGAACCTGAACGTG ATCGACTAGAACGGGCAAACATCTATGCGAATGATGTAGATAGGAACCCAGTTGGTGCAACCAAAGGGGGTGGTCTCACAGATCATGGGGATTTAGGCTACAATGTTCGTGCCAATGAAAGTCTTCGTGCAAAGTTAATTCCTTTACAGGGATGTTGCAACAGTGAAGCTTCTCAGCTGCTGAACAGCCATATGTTTCATTATTTGCCTTTCTTTTGGAGTTGA
- the LOC121745874 gene encoding uncharacterized protein LOC121745874, protein MATTGGSVASFRCPSSYLCQKSRATSSSLFVSVICRRRNTCCLAVQEPSTSTVAAAAETKEEKEAAEGATAEPKPKPKRAEKAPAKPLPEMMEEDVIPSLKTTLAAQQDISELELSFNDNKLEGSFVKKEIPYSFWAFFPDGTINGPKGFSISSYGRGVSTVEPFLVDEKKPTSKHVVFWVEKRLAAQGIIPVWQEW, encoded by the exons ATGGCTACAACAGGAGGATCCGTTGCTTCTTTCAGATGCCCTTCTTCTTATTTGTGCCAGAAAAGCAGAGCTACATCATCATCACTG TTTGTGAGTGTAATCTGCCGACGAAGAAACACGTGCTGTTTAGCAGTTCAAGAGCCATCTACATCTACAG ttgctgctgctgctgagaCAAAGGAGGAGAAAGAGGCGGCGGAAGGTGCGACTGCAGAGCCGAAGCCAAAGCCTAAGCGTGCAGAAAAAGCTCCGGCAAAGCCTCTTCCTGAGATGATGGAGGAGGATGTGATCCCTTCACTCAAAACAACTCTTGCAGCCCAACAAGACATCTCCGAGCTCGAGCTTTCCTTCAATGATAACAAG TTGGAAGGCTCTTTTGTAAAGAAGGAGATACCTTATTCATTCTGGGCATTTTTCCCTGATGGAACTATCAATG GGCCAAAGGGTTTCTCCATATCCTCATATGGTAGAGGAGTTAGCACTGTAGAGCCATTTCTGGTTGATGAGAAGAAGCCTACATCAAAACATGTTGTCTTTTGGGTTGAGAAGCGTTTAGCTGCTCAAGGCATTATCCCTGTTTGGCAAGAGTGGTGA
- the LOC121797573 gene encoding adenine DNA glycosylase-like isoform X2 produces MKRCRQPKSVQNETVDVTDIEDIGFSGKEIQEIRASLLQWYDENRRDLPWRRISSTGNEVGIEQRERRAYAVWVSEVMLQQTKVQTVIGYFNRWMEKWPTIHHLAQATIEEVNEMWAGLGYYRRARFLLEGAQMIVESGGEFPNTASSLQMVRGIGNYTAGAIASIAFEEAVPVVDGNVVRVITRLKAISANPKDSKTVKDIWELARKLVDPLRPGDFNQAVMELGATICSPTSPSCSKCPISLQCQALSLSTNQESVKVTDYPTKVRKAKQRHDFSAVSVVEIVEEGSDSKYLLVKRPEEGLLAGLWEFPSVLLEGEAGVTSRRKAIDSFLKQSFGLDMRKSCKVVLREEVGVYVHIFSHIRLKMYIELLTLRMTGMQEKQEETTTIKWKYVDEKALSTLGLTSGVRKAYTMIQKFKQGSSIPATARNRRDKKSSTKAPSRLR; encoded by the exons ATGAAGAGATGCCGGCAGCCAAAATCCGTACAAAATGAGACGGTCGATGTTACTGACATAGAAGATATTGGTTTCAGCGGAAAAGAAATTCAAGAAATTAGGGCTTCTCTGCTACAATGGTACGACGAGAACCGAAGGGATTTACCATGGAGAAGAATCAGCAGCACTGGAAATGAAGTCGGCATTGAACAGAGAGAACGGAGAGCCTACGCTGTGTGGGTATCCGAGGTGATGCTTCAGCAAACCAAGGTTCAGACTGTCATTGGCTACTTCAATCGATGGATGGAGAAATGGCCTACAATCCATCATCTTGCTCAGGCGACTATCGAG GAGGTGAATGAGATGTGGGCGGGTTTGGGCTATTATAGGCGCGCCCGGTTTTTGCTTGAG GGAGCTCAAATGATTGTTGAAAGTGGAGGTGAGTTCCCAAACACAGCATCTTCTCTTCAGATGGTCAGAGGGATCGGAAATTACACTGCAGGAGCAATTGCATCTATTGCCTTTGAGGAG GCAGTGCCAGTGGTCGATGGAAATGTTGTTAGAGTAATTACCAGATTGAAGGCCATATCAGCCAATCCAAAAGACTCAAAGACAGTCAAGGATATATG GGAACTGGCGAGGAAGTTAGTTGATCCGTTGAGGCCTGGGGATTTCAACCAGGCTGTCATGGAACTTGGTGCAACGATATGCAGTCCAACATCTCCAAGCTGCTCGAAATGTCCTATATCCCTTCAGTGCCAAGCGCTATCTCTCTCCACGAACCAAGAATCAGTTAAAGTTACAGACTATCCAACCAAGGTTCGAAAGGCCAAACAAAGACATGATTTCTCAGCTGTCAGTGTTGTGGAGATAGTCGAGGAGGGATCCGACAGCAAATATCTTTTAGTGAAGAGACCAGAGGAGGGGTTGCTGGCTGGACTGTGGGAATTCCCATCAGTGCTATTAGAGGGAGAAGCTGGTGTAACCTCACGGAGAAAAGCGATTGACAGTTTTTTGAAACAGTCATTTGGTTTAGACATGAGAAAGTCCTGCAAAGTAGTGTTAAGAGAAGAAGTTGGGGTGTACGTCCATATATTCTCGCACATTCGTCTCAAGATGTACATAGAGTTGCTGACTTTGCGCATGACAG GTATGCAGGAAAAGCAAGAAGAAACCACAACTATTAAATGGAAATATGTTGATGAAAAGGCACTTTCAACTTTGGGGCTGACTTCTGGTGTAAGAAAG GCTTACACCATGATCCAGAAATTCAAGCAGGGTTCATCTATACCTGCAACTGCAAGAAACAGAAGAGACAAAAAATCATCAACCAAAGCTCCTAGCCGTTTACGGTGA
- the LOC121797573 gene encoding adenine DNA glycosylase-like isoform X1 — protein MKRCRQPKSVQNETVDVTDIEDIGFSGKEIQEIRASLLQWYDENRRDLPWRRISSTGNEVGIEQRERRAYAVWVSEVMLQQTKVQTVIGYFNRWMEKWPTIHHLAQATIEEVNEMWAGLGYYRRARFLLEGAQMIVESGGEFPNTASSLQMVRGIGNYTAGAIASIAFEEAVPVVDGNVVRVITRLKAISANPKDSKTVKDIWELARKLVDPLRPGDFNQAVMELGATICSPTSPSCSKCPISLQCQALSLSTNQESVKVTDYPTKVRKAKQRHDFSAVSVVEIVEEGSDSKYLLVKRPEEGLLAGLWEFPSVLLEGEAGVTSRRKAIDSFLKQSFGLDMRKSCKVVLREEVGVYVHIFSHIRLKMYIELLTLRMTEGMQEKQEETTTIKWKYVDEKALSTLGLTSGVRKAYTMIQKFKQGSSIPATARNRRDKKSSTKAPSRLR, from the exons ATGAAGAGATGCCGGCAGCCAAAATCCGTACAAAATGAGACGGTCGATGTTACTGACATAGAAGATATTGGTTTCAGCGGAAAAGAAATTCAAGAAATTAGGGCTTCTCTGCTACAATGGTACGACGAGAACCGAAGGGATTTACCATGGAGAAGAATCAGCAGCACTGGAAATGAAGTCGGCATTGAACAGAGAGAACGGAGAGCCTACGCTGTGTGGGTATCCGAGGTGATGCTTCAGCAAACCAAGGTTCAGACTGTCATTGGCTACTTCAATCGATGGATGGAGAAATGGCCTACAATCCATCATCTTGCTCAGGCGACTATCGAG GAGGTGAATGAGATGTGGGCGGGTTTGGGCTATTATAGGCGCGCCCGGTTTTTGCTTGAG GGAGCTCAAATGATTGTTGAAAGTGGAGGTGAGTTCCCAAACACAGCATCTTCTCTTCAGATGGTCAGAGGGATCGGAAATTACACTGCAGGAGCAATTGCATCTATTGCCTTTGAGGAG GCAGTGCCAGTGGTCGATGGAAATGTTGTTAGAGTAATTACCAGATTGAAGGCCATATCAGCCAATCCAAAAGACTCAAAGACAGTCAAGGATATATG GGAACTGGCGAGGAAGTTAGTTGATCCGTTGAGGCCTGGGGATTTCAACCAGGCTGTCATGGAACTTGGTGCAACGATATGCAGTCCAACATCTCCAAGCTGCTCGAAATGTCCTATATCCCTTCAGTGCCAAGCGCTATCTCTCTCCACGAACCAAGAATCAGTTAAAGTTACAGACTATCCAACCAAGGTTCGAAAGGCCAAACAAAGACATGATTTCTCAGCTGTCAGTGTTGTGGAGATAGTCGAGGAGGGATCCGACAGCAAATATCTTTTAGTGAAGAGACCAGAGGAGGGGTTGCTGGCTGGACTGTGGGAATTCCCATCAGTGCTATTAGAGGGAGAAGCTGGTGTAACCTCACGGAGAAAAGCGATTGACAGTTTTTTGAAACAGTCATTTGGTTTAGACATGAGAAAGTCCTGCAAAGTAGTGTTAAGAGAAGAAGTTGGGGTGTACGTCCATATATTCTCGCACATTCGTCTCAAGATGTACATAGAGTTGCTGACTTTGCGCATGACAG AAGGTATGCAGGAAAAGCAAGAAGAAACCACAACTATTAAATGGAAATATGTTGATGAAAAGGCACTTTCAACTTTGGGGCTGACTTCTGGTGTAAGAAAG GCTTACACCATGATCCAGAAATTCAAGCAGGGTTCATCTATACCTGCAACTGCAAGAAACAGAAGAGACAAAAAATCATCAACCAAAGCTCCTAGCCGTTTACGGTGA
- the LOC121745891 gene encoding mitochondrial import receptor subunit TOM40-1-like, whose amino-acid sequence MAALTPPPPAVLAAAASSSDAEQPKVDYLNLPCPIPYEEIHREALMSLKPELFEGLRFDFTKGLNQSFSLSHSVMMGPTEIPAQSAETIKIPTANYEFGANFIDPKLMLFGRVMTDGRLNARLKCDLADNLTLKGNAQLTNEPHMSHGMFNFDYKGSDYRTQFQVGNGALLGASYIQSVTRNLSLGGEVFWAGQHRKSGIGYAARYNTEKMVATGQVASTGMVALSYVQKVSDKVSLATDFMYNYMSGDVTSSVGYDYILRQCRLRGKIDSNGSVSAFLEERLNMGLNFLLSAEIDHRKKDYKFGFGLTVGE is encoded by the exons ATGGCAGCGCTTACTCCTCCGCCCCCCGCCGTTCTAGCGGCCGCCGCTTCGAGTTCAGATGCGGAGCAGCCTAAAGTTGACTACCTAAATCTGCCTTGCCCCATTCCCTACGAAGAAATTCACCGGGAGGCACTCA TGTCATTGAAGCCAGAACTCTTTGAAGGATtgcgttttgattttacaaaagGACTCAATCAAAGTTTTTCACTCAGCCACAG TGTGATGATGGGACCTACCGAGATTCCTGCTCAATCTGCCGAGACAATTAAAATCCCCACTGCTAATTATGAGTTTGGGGCCAACTTTATAGATCCAAAG TTGATGCTTTTTGGGAGGGTGATGACAGATGGCAGACTAAATGCTAGACTAAAATGCGATTTGGCTGATAATCTTACCTTGAAGGGCAATGCCCAG CTCACCAACGAGCCTCATATGTCCCATGGCATGTTCAATTTTGATTATAAG GGTTCAGATTATAGGACTCAGTTTCAAGTAGGAAATGGGGCCTTACTTGGTGCAAGTTACATCCAG AGTGTGACTCGTAATTTATCTTTAGGTGGCGAGGTATTCTGGGCTGGACAACATCGGAAGTCTGGCATTGGCTATGCAGCACGTTATAACACTGAGAAGATG GTAGCAACTGGACAAGTTGCCAGCACTGGGATGGTAGCCCTTAGCTATGTCCAGAAAGTATCTGATAAG GTTTCTCTGGCAACTGACTTCATGTATAACTATATGTCTGGGGATGTAACATCCAGCGTTGGTTATGATTACATTCTTCGGCAG TGCCGCCTGCGAGGCAAGATCGACTCCAATGGCTCAGTGTCTGCTTTCCTTGAGGAGAGGCTCAATATGGGTCTTaattttcttctttctgctGAG ATAGATCACCGAAAAAAGGATTACAAGTTTGGCTTTGGCTTGACAGTAGGAGAATAG
- the LOC121760060 gene encoding uncharacterized protein LOC121760060, whose amino-acid sequence MDMNTFGRLCRILRDRSGLIDQNFVTVEEQGCLGALDGTYINVRVPLADIPRYRNRKGQITTNTIAVCDQHLRFIYVFPGWEGSAGDSRILRDAVSRPLGLQVPKGCYYLCDNAYTNCEGFVTPYKGVRYHLKEWGPGNAAPQSPKELFNLRHTKARNIIECSFAVLKMRWGILRSASFYPIEVQTGLIIACFLLHNFIHSQMEVDPIEEELGTDTYNGMGVEDEDAVIDLICSIELSAWTKMRDDLLKQCGTSENYIYCSFFKQFEVYFVISLIDQVVTGLIISNAILYLLVFWICDYL is encoded by the exons ATGGACATGAATACATTTGGTCGGTTATGTCGTATTCTTAGGGATAGGAGTGGTTTAATTGACCAAAATTTCGTTACAGTTGAGGAGCAA GGATGCCTTGGAGCTTTAGATGGGACATACATCAATGTTCGCGTCCCTCTTGCAGATATTCCACGGTACCGTAACAGAAAAGGGcaaataacaacaaacacgattGCCGTCTGTGATCAGCATCTTCGATTCATATACGTGTTTCCAGGATGGGAAGGGTCGGCGGGGGATTCCAGAATATTACGTGACGCAGTCAGCAGACCACTTGGTTTACAGGTGCCAAAAG GCTGTTATTATTTATGTGACAATGCATACACCAATTGTGAGGGATTTGTGACACCGTACAAAGGTGTTCGGTACCATTTGAAAGAGTGGGGTCCCGGGAATGCAGCCCCTCAATCACCCAAGGAGTTGTTCAATCTCAGGCACACGAAGGCAAGGAATATCATCGAGTGTTCCTTCGCAGTGCTTAAAATGCGTTGGGGCATACTTCGAAGTGCAAGTTTCTACCCAATAGAAGTTCAAACAGGGTTGATTATCGCATGTTTCCTACTTCATAATTTCATCCACAGTCAAATGGAGGTGGACCCAATTGAGGAGGAATTGGGTACTGACACGTATAACGGCATGGGGGTTGAAGACGAGGATGCTGTGATTGATCTCATTTGCAGTATCGAACTATCTGCATGGACTAAGATGAGGGACGACCTACTCAAGCAATGTGGGACGAGCGAAAACTACATATATTGTTCATTTTTTAAACAATTTGaagtttattttgttatttcatTAATCGATCAAGTAGTAACTGGATTAATTATTAGTAATGCTATATTGTATTTGTTGGTTTTCTGGATTTGCGATTATCTTTGA
- the LOC121745895 gene encoding peptide chain release factor 1-like yields the protein MAHSILRSFLKFPSGGICSFAKSACAYSRWHGSFYFNRRANKSRISDGVTSFQFVKEASIRRYPSGAIVACSRNYNSNVTSTSEAVDGGEYLAMTDEKLMSQCEMDTFKVSGPGGQHRNKRESAVRLKHIPTGITAQASEDRSQHKNRAAALSRLRKLLALRVRNTIDLETYVPPPELVQILPTKSTIRLDKGSQIGPNNHKFALGIQALIDLIFAVGGSVSDAAKKLGLSTGALSRLILSDDSLRQAVNEFRVEKGMKPLK from the exons ATGGCTCATTCTATTCTGAGATCATTTTTAAAGTTCCCAAGCGGCGGCATCTGCAGTTTCGCAAAGTCTGCTTGCGCTTACTCCCGGTGGCATGGCAGTTTTTACTTTAATAGGAGAGCTAATAAAAGTAGGATTTCAGATGGAGTAACAAGCTTCCAGTTTGTTAAAGAAGCTAGTATTAGACGGTATCCCAGTGGAGCTATAGTGGCATGCTCTAGAAACTACAATTCAAATGTTACTAGTACTTCTGAGGCTGTTGATGGTGGCGAGTACCTAGCAATGACAGATGAGAAGCTAATGAGTCAGTGCGAGATGGATACATTTAAGGTATCAGGTCCAGGGGGACAGCACCGCAACAAGCGTGAGTCTGCTGTGCGTCTCAAGCATATTCCAACTGGAATCACAGCTCAG GCATCAGAGGATAGATCCCAACACAAAAATCGGGCGGCAGCACTTTCTCGTTTGCGTAAACTTTTAGCTCTAAGAG TTAGGAACACTATCGACCTTGAAACCTACGTACCTCCTCCAGAACTTGTTCAGATCCTTCCAACGAAGTCCACTATCAGATTGGACAAGGGGTCTCAGATTGGACCGAATAACCACAAATTTGCTCTG GGAATACAAGCTTTGATTGACCTTATATTTGCAGTTGGAGGGTCTGTTTCAGATGCTGCAAAGAAATTAGG GTTGAGCACTGGAGCTTTATCACGGTTGATATTATCTGATGATTCTCTTCGACAAGCAGTCAATGAATTCAGGGTTGAAAAG GGTATGAAGCCTCTCAAGTAG